The Sphaerospermopsis torques-reginae ITEP-024 genome has a window encoding:
- a CDS encoding Uma2 family endonuclease, with translation MIITTQDYQITWEKLPDDYILPDDPVDNIYQPTQAAALTESLQLAGKLAPNCLTTTNYGICATLNGKIVVKAPDWAYIPEIRTTKQEVFRSYTPQLQGDIPVIVMEFISDTDGTEYSSKPTYPPGKWFFYERILKVPNYIIFEPDRGELEVYRLDKNSEQYQIETPDQNQHYWIEEIKLYLGIWEGTRENLTTKWLRWWDEKGNLLLWSSELVAQKQQEIEVEKQRADKLAAQLRAAGIEPEN, from the coding sequence ATGATCATCACCACCCAAGACTATCAAATCACTTGGGAAAAATTACCCGATGATTACATCCTTCCCGACGATCCAGTGGATAACATCTACCAACCCACCCAAGCCGCAGCCCTAACCGAAAGCCTCCAACTGGCTGGTAAACTTGCTCCCAATTGCCTGACAACGACCAATTACGGCATTTGCGCCACACTCAATGGCAAAATTGTCGTTAAAGCACCTGACTGGGCTTATATACCCGAAATTCGCACAACTAAGCAAGAAGTCTTTCGGAGTTATACACCCCAACTACAGGGAGACATTCCGGTTATTGTCATGGAATTTATTTCTGATACCGACGGAACAGAATATTCTAGTAAACCAACTTATCCTCCTGGAAAATGGTTTTTTTATGAAAGAATATTAAAAGTTCCTAACTATATTATTTTTGAACCAGATAGAGGAGAATTAGAAGTTTATCGCTTAGATAAAAATAGTGAACAATACCAAATAGAAACACCTGATCAAAACCAACATTACTGGATAGAAGAAATCAAACTTTATCTGGGTATTTGGGAAGGTACAAGAGAAAATCTCACCACTAAATGGTTAAGATGGTGGGATGAAAAAGGAAATTTATTGTTATGGAGTTCTGAGTTAGTAGCACAAAAACAACAGGAAATAGAAGTAGAAAAACAACGTGCTGACAAACTAGCAGCACAACTACGTGCAGCAGGTATCGAACCAGAAAACTAA
- a CDS encoding DUF4351 domain-containing protein: MTENIDHDRLFKELISTFFVEFIELFFPQVLEYIDTESITFLDKEIFTDVTAGDRHETDLIAKVKFLGQPSYFVIHIEAESGARPKFNQRMFRYFARLDEKLDLPIYPIVIFSYDSPKTVAVNNYQINFPDFQVLKFNYQVVQLNQLNWRDFLTRSNPVASALMSKMNIASEDRPKVKAECLRLLVTLKLNPAKMQLISGFIDTYLRLNKIEKEKFQTEIGTLVTEEREEVMQIVTSWMEEGIERGIERGIDREKNLILRQINRKFGEIDLDLATKIRSLNIETLESLGEAIFDLDTVADLQQWLDNL; this comes from the coding sequence ATGACAGAAAATATAGACCATGACCGCTTGTTCAAAGAACTAATATCAACCTTTTTTGTGGAATTTATAGAATTATTTTTTCCTCAAGTTCTGGAATATATAGACACCGAATCAATTACATTCTTAGACAAAGAAATATTTACTGATGTCACCGCAGGAGATAGACATGAAACAGACCTGATAGCGAAAGTTAAATTTTTAGGTCAACCTTCTTATTTTGTGATTCATATTGAAGCCGAATCAGGTGCAAGACCAAAATTTAACCAAAGAATGTTTCGTTATTTTGCTAGATTAGATGAAAAATTAGATTTACCAATATATCCGATAGTGATATTTTCCTATGACTCACCAAAAACCGTAGCCGTTAATAACTATCAAATCAACTTTCCTGATTTTCAAGTGTTAAAATTTAATTATCAAGTAGTGCAACTGAATCAACTCAACTGGCGGGACTTTTTAACCCGTTCAAATCCAGTTGCATCGGCTTTGATGTCAAAAATGAACATAGCATCAGAGGACAGACCAAAAGTTAAAGCAGAATGTTTAAGGTTGTTAGTAACCTTAAAATTAAACCCTGCTAAAATGCAATTGATATCAGGTTTCATTGACACATACTTGAGATTAAATAAAATAGAAAAAGAGAAATTTCAAACAGAAATAGGTACATTAGTAACAGAGGAAAGGGAGGAAGTTATGCAAATTGTCACAAGTTGGATGGAAGAAGGTATTGAACGAGGTATTGAAAGAGGTATTGACAGAGAAAAAAATTTAATTCTCCGTCAAATTAATAGAAAATTTGGAGAAATTGATTTAGATTTAGCAACCAAAATTAGAAGTTTAAATATAGAAACTCTGGAATCTTTGGGAGAGGCAATATTTGATTTAGATACAGTGGCAGATTTGCAACAGTGGTTAGATAATCTTTAA
- the gloA gene encoding lactoylglutathione lyase, giving the protein MRLLHTMLRVGNLEKSLQFYCDILGMKLLRRKDYPGGEFTLAFVGYGDESDHTVIELTYNWGVEKYDLGNAYGHIALGVDDIYSTCEEIRNRGGKVVREPGPMKHGSTVIAFVEDPDGYKVELIQLATHGTTETEKSPAQLVSQ; this is encoded by the coding sequence ATGCGATTACTACACACAATGTTGCGGGTAGGCAATTTAGAAAAATCCTTGCAATTTTACTGCGATATCCTGGGCATGAAATTACTGCGACGTAAAGATTACCCAGGTGGAGAATTTACCCTGGCTTTTGTAGGTTATGGGGATGAAAGCGACCACACTGTGATAGAATTAACCTATAACTGGGGTGTGGAAAAATATGATTTGGGTAACGCCTATGGTCATATCGCCCTGGGAGTAGATGACATTTACTCCACCTGTGAGGAAATTAGAAACCGTGGGGGTAAGGTAGTCCGCGAACCTGGTCCAATGAAACACGGTTCAACAGTGATCGCTTTTGTCGAAGATCCCGATGGTTATAAAGTTGAATTGATTCAACTGGCTACTCACGGTACAACAGAAACAGAAAAATCCCCAGCACAACTGGTTAGTCAGTAA
- a CDS encoding Uma2 family endonuclease has product MLSSPLLLQMPSSMTDEQFFEFCQLNRDLRIDRKNRHVYIYRPGEDVECLENPDVVNCEPILPAFVLKMGKIW; this is encoded by the coding sequence ATGCTTTCATCACCTTTATTGTTGCAAATGCCATCATCAATGACTGATGAACAATTTTTTGAATTTTGTCAATTAAATCGAGATTTGAGAATTGATAGAAAAAATCGGCACGTTTATATTTATCGTCCTGGGGAAGATGTAGAATGTTTAGAAAATCCTGATGTTGTTAATTGTGAACCTATTTTACCGGCGTTTGTTTTAAAAATGGGGAAAATTTGGTAG
- a CDS encoding DUF29 family protein: MEELLELKELLISGNIPDALLLVEEMTEMSKDDKLNKIFSFGKIILLHLIKQAAEKRTTRSWNLSIANAVKEIQRTNKRRKSGGMYFTSEELRETLEDAYELSLNGAAKEAFEGKYETEELAVMVDKEMILQQAIDLILENAK; encoded by the coding sequence ATGGAAGAATTGCTGGAATTGAAAGAATTGCTGATCAGTGGCAATATTCCTGATGCGTTGCTGCTAGTTGAAGAGATGACGGAAATGAGTAAAGATGACAAGCTGAATAAGATTTTTAGTTTTGGTAAAATTATTCTTCTCCATCTAATTAAACAAGCAGCGGAAAAACGTACCACTAGATCATGGAATTTGTCTATTGCTAATGCAGTGAAAGAAATTCAACGCACAAACAAGCGTCGTAAATCAGGAGGAATGTACTTTACCAGTGAAGAATTGCGAGAAACCCTAGAAGATGCTTATGAATTATCATTGAATGGTGCAGCAAAAGAAGCATTTGAAGGTAAATATGAAACTGAAGAATTAGCAGTAATGGTAGATAAGGAAATGATATTACAACAAGCTATTGATTTAATTTTAGAAAATGCCAAGTAA
- a CDS encoding SWIM zinc finger family protein, with product MSQETLQASREWWSQRWLDLLDSYRFKKRLERARNYSRQGNVLSIEFKGAKVLAKVQGSEVEPYKVSLFLDAFSDEEWGYVIETMSHKSVFSAKLLAGEMPQNIEDVFTSNGLSLFPFTLGDVHSKCSCPDKAVPCKHIGAVYYQLGDRFSEDPFVLFQLRGRTREQIISDLRNLRSSKLVEKSEETTSNQEQTEVQKPISEPQFSLKSDNFWQYNEPLESSLVVISPSVGETVLDVLGKIPLAKDEENLVSSSAGDVTMNYLQSVYKDVSQKAFLAAMKN from the coding sequence ATGAGTCAAGAAACTTTACAAGCAAGCAGAGAATGGTGGTCCCAAAGATGGTTAGATTTACTAGATTCTTATCGTTTTAAAAAGCGGTTAGAAAGGGCGAGAAATTATTCTCGACAAGGTAATGTTTTGAGTATTGAATTTAAAGGGGCGAAGGTTTTAGCAAAGGTACAAGGTAGTGAAGTAGAACCTTATAAAGTTTCTTTATTTCTTGATGCTTTTAGTGATGAAGAATGGGGTTATGTGATTGAAACTATGTCTCATAAGTCGGTTTTTTCTGCTAAGTTATTAGCGGGAGAAATGCCACAAAATATAGAAGATGTGTTTACAAGTAACGGACTTTCATTATTTCCTTTTACCTTGGGTGATGTTCATAGTAAATGTTCCTGTCCTGATAAAGCAGTACCTTGTAAACATATTGGGGCGGTGTATTATCAATTAGGCGATCGCTTTAGTGAAGATCCTTTTGTATTATTTCAATTGCGGGGACGGACTAGAGAACAAATTATTAGTGATTTACGAAATTTACGCAGCAGTAAACTTGTAGAAAAGTCCGAAGAAACGACAAGCAACCAAGAACAAACAGAAGTTCAAAAACCAATTTCTGAACCTCAATTTTCATTAAAGTCAGATAATTTTTGGCAATATAATGAGCCATTAGAATCTTCTTTAGTGGTCATTTCTCCTAGTGTGGGTGAGACGGTGTTAGATGTTTTGGGTAAAATTCCCTTAGCTAAAGATGAGGAAAATTTAGTCAGTTCATCTGCGGGTGATGTGACAATGAATTATTTACAATCCGTTTATAAAGATGTGAGTCAAAAGGCTTTTTTAGCAGCAATGAAGAATTGA
- the clpB gene encoding ATP-dependent chaperone ClpB has translation MQPTDPNKFTDTAWDAVIKSQDIVRAYQQQQLEVEHLILALLEESSSVTSGILARAEIDPIRLQEQLEGYTKRQPKVAKSDQLYLGRNLDLLLDRAEEIRGRMRDGEISEGHILLAFAEDERIGRRIFKGLSVDIAKLETAVKNVRVTQRVSTKAGEKESADLNEPALKRFGRDLTEQAKAGKLDPVIGRDDEIRRVIQVLSRRSKNNPVLIGEPGVGKTAIAEALAQRMVNGDVPESLKNRQLISLDIGSLIAGAKYRGEFEDRLKNVLREVTESNGQVVLFIDELHTVVGAGSNQQGSMDAGNLLKPMLARGELRCIGATTLDEYRKYIEKDAALERRFQQVYVDQPTVENTISILRGLKERYEVHHNVKISDSALVAAATLSARYIADRFLPDKAIDLVDEAAAKLKMEITSKPAELETIDRRLMQLEMEKLSLSGEELATPQTKERLDKIEQEIATLTVKQHTFNEQWQGEKQLLEAISTLKKEEDALRVQIEQAERDYDLNKAAQLKYGKLEGVQREREIKEAQLLEIQNQGSTLLREQVTEADIAEIVAKWTGIPVNRLLESERQKLLKLESHLHERVIGQEEAVAAVSAAIRRARAGMKDPSRPIGSFLFMGPTGVGKTELARALAQFLFDSDDALVRLDMSEYMEKHSVSRLVGAPPGYIGYEEGGQLSEAIRRHPYSVVLLDEVEKAHPDVFNILLQVLDDGRVTDSQGRGVDFRNTVIVMTSNIGSDHILDVSSDDSKYDLMRNKVMEGLRSHFRPEFLNRVDDLILFHTLSRSEMRHIIRIQLKRVEKLLKEQKISFEISQAACDYLVEAGYDPVYGARPLKRSIQREVENPLATKLLENTFISGDTIIIDKGENGLTFSKKQSVKVSVGKKTVKLVEASSEVL, from the coding sequence ATGCAGCCTACAGATCCAAATAAATTTACTGATACAGCTTGGGATGCTGTTATTAAATCTCAAGATATTGTCCGCGCTTATCAACAACAACAATTAGAAGTAGAACATTTAATTCTTGCCCTTTTAGAAGAATCTAGCAGTGTAACTTCAGGTATTTTAGCCCGTGCGGAAATTGATCCGATTCGGTTACAGGAGCAATTAGAAGGTTATACTAAACGTCAGCCCAAAGTAGCTAAAAGTGATCAGTTGTATCTGGGAAGAAATTTAGATTTGCTGCTAGATCGAGCCGAAGAAATTCGTGGGAGAATGAGGGATGGGGAAATCTCGGAAGGTCATATTTTATTAGCTTTTGCGGAAGATGAACGCATTGGCAGACGAATATTTAAAGGTTTAAGTGTTGATATTGCTAAGTTAGAAACTGCTGTTAAAAATGTTCGCGTGACTCAAAGGGTTTCTACAAAAGCGGGAGAAAAAGAATCTGCGGATCTTAATGAACCAGCTTTAAAACGTTTTGGTAGAGATTTAACGGAACAAGCCAAAGCAGGAAAATTAGATCCAGTTATTGGGCGTGATGATGAAATTAGGCGAGTTATTCAAGTTTTATCCAGACGTAGCAAAAATAACCCGGTTTTGATTGGTGAACCTGGCGTTGGTAAAACTGCGATCGCCGAAGCTTTAGCCCAAAGAATGGTTAACGGTGACGTTCCTGAGTCTTTGAAAAACCGGCAATTGATATCTTTAGATATTGGTAGTTTAATTGCCGGTGCAAAATACCGTGGTGAATTTGAAGACCGTTTAAAAAATGTTCTCCGAGAAGTTACGGAATCAAACGGGCAGGTAGTTCTATTTATTGATGAACTGCATACCGTCGTTGGTGCAGGTTCTAACCAACAAGGATCAATGGATGCGGGTAATTTACTTAAACCCATGTTAGCCCGTGGTGAATTGCGTTGTATTGGTGCAACAACTTTAGACGAATATCGCAAATATATTGAAAAAGATGCAGCCTTAGAACGTCGTTTTCAACAGGTATATGTAGACCAACCCACTGTAGAAAACACAATTTCTATTTTAAGAGGTTTAAAAGAACGTTATGAAGTACACCATAACGTGAAAATTTCCGATTCCGCTTTAGTGGCAGCAGCAACATTATCAGCCCGTTATATTGCAGATCGGTTTTTACCTGATAAAGCTATTGACTTAGTAGACGAAGCCGCAGCGAAATTAAAAATGGAAATTACCTCCAAACCTGCGGAACTGGAAACCATTGATAGACGCTTAATGCAGCTAGAAATGGAAAAACTGTCCTTATCAGGGGAAGAACTAGCTACACCGCAAACTAAGGAACGTTTAGACAAAATAGAACAGGAAATTGCCACTTTAACCGTTAAACAGCATACTTTTAACGAACAATGGCAAGGAGAAAAGCAATTATTAGAAGCTATCAGCACTTTAAAAAAAGAAGAAGATGCGCTTCGGGTGCAAATTGAACAAGCGGAAAGAGATTATGATTTAAACAAAGCCGCACAATTGAAATATGGTAAATTAGAAGGAGTACAAAGAGAACGGGAAATTAAAGAAGCCCAGTTATTAGAAATTCAAAATCAAGGTTCTACCCTGCTACGGGAACAAGTCACCGAAGCTGACATTGCGGAAATAGTCGCCAAATGGACAGGTATACCAGTTAACCGCCTGTTAGAGTCAGAACGCCAGAAATTACTGAAATTAGAAAGCCATTTACACGAAAGAGTTATTGGACAAGAAGAAGCTGTTGCTGCTGTTTCCGCTGCTATTCGTCGCGCTCGTGCGGGAATGAAAGATCCCTCACGTCCTATTGGTTCATTTTTGTTCATGGGACCCACTGGCGTAGGTAAAACCGAACTCGCCCGCGCCTTAGCTCAATTTCTCTTTGATTCTGATGACGCTTTGGTGCGTTTAGATATGTCCGAGTACATGGAAAAACACTCAGTTTCTCGGTTAGTGGGTGCGCCTCCTGGATACATCGGTTATGAAGAAGGTGGTCAACTTTCCGAAGCTATCCGTCGTCATCCCTATTCTGTGGTGTTGCTGGATGAAGTGGAAAAAGCCCATCCCGATGTATTTAATATTCTACTGCAAGTATTAGATGACGGTAGAGTTACGGACTCTCAAGGAAGGGGCGTAGATTTCCGAAATACAGTCATAGTCATGACTAGTAACATTGGTAGTGATCATATTCTCGATGTTTCCAGTGATGACTCAAAGTATGATTTGATGCGAAATAAAGTGATGGAAGGTTTGCGATCGCACTTCCGCCCCGAATTTCTTAACCGCGTTGATGACTTGATCTTATTCCATACCCTCAGTCGTTCAGAAATGCGCCATATCATCCGTATTCAACTAAAACGGGTGGAAAAACTACTCAAAGAACAAAAAATCTCCTTTGAAATATCCCAAGCTGCTTGTGATTATTTAGTTGAAGCTGGTTATGATCCAGTTTACGGCGCACGTCCGCTAAAAAGGTCTATTCAGCGGGAAGTCGAAAACCCCCTCGCTACCAAATTATTAGAGAATACCTTTATTTCTGGAGATACAATTATCATTGATAAAGGTGAAAACGGACTGACATTCTCTAAAAAACAATCAGTCAAAGTATCAGTGGGGAAAAAAACAGTTAAATTAGTAGAAGCATCTTCTGAGGTGTTGTAA
- a CDS encoding Uma2 family endonuclease, which translates to MIANPSYNYISPEEYLELEETSSIKHEYRQGQVYAMAGASNTHVVISGNVFAMLRNHLRGKGCQAYISDTKAHIETMDIYSYPDVIVSCDQRDKAFNNFLRYPCLIIEVLSPTTEAFDRGDKFADYRNLTTLQEYVLVSQNKINVDVFRRNSEGQWVLYSYGKEENLHLASVDFQCSINDVYEDVSFESSS; encoded by the coding sequence ATGATTGCAAATCCTAGTTATAACTATATTTCCCCTGAAGAATATTTAGAATTAGAAGAAACCAGTTCTATCAAACATGAATACAGACAGGGACAAGTTTATGCAATGGCTGGTGCTAGTAATACTCATGTAGTTATTAGTGGCAATGTGTTTGCTATGTTAAGAAATCATCTGCGCGGAAAAGGTTGTCAAGCTTATATTTCCGACACGAAAGCACATATTGAAACAATGGATATTTATTCTTATCCTGATGTAATTGTTAGTTGTGATCAAAGAGATAAAGCCTTTAATAACTTTTTACGTTATCCCTGTCTAATTATCGAAGTTTTATCTCCTACTACAGAAGCTTTTGATAGAGGTGATAAATTTGCTGACTATCGTAATTTAACCACACTCCAAGAATATGTGTTAGTCAGTCAAAATAAAATCAATGTAGATGTTTTTCGTCGTAATTCAGAAGGACAATGGGTATTGTATAGTTATGGAAAGGAGGAAAATTTACATTTAGCAAGTGTAGATTTTCAATGTTCTATAAATGATGTTTATGAAGATGTGAGTTTTGAATCTTCCTCTTAA
- the htpG gene encoding molecular chaperone HtpG, whose translation MLEQGTISIHTENIFPIIKKSLYSDHQIFLRELVSNAVDAIQKIKMVSRAGEYNGDIGEPEITIAIDKDKKTLSISDNGIGMTAEEVKKYINQVAFSSAEEFIHKYEGKADQPIIGHFGLGFYSSFMVAKKVEIDTLSYKEGATAVHWTCDGSPEFTLDESSRTSRGTTITLTLMPDEEEYLEPARVKNLVKTYCDFMPVPIKLDGEVLNKQKAPWRESPSSLTKEDYLEFYRYLYPFQEEPLLWVHLNTDYPFIINGILYFPKMRPDVDVTKGQTKLFCNQVFVSDNCDEIIPQFLLPMRGVIDSTDIPLNVSRSALQGDRTVKKIGDYIAKKVGDSLKELYRTDKEKYINAWKDLGTFVKFGVLNDDKFKKQVEDIIVFRTTAKLEAEKTETPAVEVQSSESDVWQDVTPENTTSLPYTTLKEYLERNKERHENKVFYCTDEASQATYVELHKNQGLEVLFMDSFIDTHFINFLEREYQDVKFTRVDSDIDNTLLDDKSGEIVDPTTNKTKSEIIKELFEKSLNKPKVNIRTEALKSDNPQGTPPAMVLLPEILRRLRDMNAMMQQQNAEFPEDHILLVNTAHPLIQNLLTLNQGSIIQGDGESPTAQLTKMICQHVYDLALMSQKGFDAEGMKSFVERSNDVLTKLTEKASQ comes from the coding sequence ATGTTAGAACAAGGTACAATCAGTATCCATACTGAGAATATTTTCCCCATTATCAAAAAATCTCTCTATTCAGATCATCAAATTTTCTTGCGGGAACTGGTATCCAACGCAGTAGACGCGATCCAAAAAATCAAAATGGTTTCCCGTGCAGGAGAATACAACGGAGATATCGGTGAACCAGAAATTACCATTGCCATTGATAAAGATAAAAAGACTCTTTCTATCTCTGATAATGGCATTGGAATGACAGCAGAAGAAGTCAAGAAATATATTAACCAAGTTGCTTTTTCCAGTGCGGAAGAATTTATTCACAAATATGAAGGAAAAGCCGATCAACCAATTATCGGACATTTTGGTTTAGGTTTTTATTCCTCCTTCATGGTGGCGAAAAAAGTCGAAATTGACACCCTTTCCTATAAAGAAGGTGCAACAGCAGTACACTGGACCTGTGATGGTTCACCAGAATTTACATTAGATGAATCTTCTCGTACTTCTCGCGGTACTACCATTACTTTAACATTAATGCCCGATGAGGAAGAATATTTAGAACCTGCGAGAGTCAAGAATTTAGTTAAAACTTACTGTGATTTTATGCCAGTTCCCATCAAATTAGATGGGGAAGTTTTGAATAAACAAAAAGCACCTTGGCGCGAATCTCCTAGTAGTTTAACCAAAGAAGATTATTTAGAATTTTACCGCTATCTTTATCCTTTCCAAGAAGAACCTTTGTTATGGGTGCATCTAAATACAGATTATCCGTTTATTATTAACGGAATTTTGTATTTCCCCAAAATGCGTCCTGATGTGGATGTAACCAAGGGACAAACCAAGTTATTCTGTAATCAGGTTTTTGTAAGTGATAACTGTGATGAAATTATTCCCCAATTTTTACTACCAATGCGGGGGGTAATTGACAGTACAGATATTCCTTTGAACGTTTCCCGTAGTGCATTACAAGGCGATCGCACAGTTAAAAAAATAGGGGATTACATCGCTAAAAAAGTCGGCGATAGCTTGAAAGAATTATATCGCACCGACAAAGAAAAATATATCAATGCCTGGAAAGATTTAGGCACATTTGTTAAATTTGGTGTTCTCAACGACGACAAATTTAAAAAACAAGTTGAAGACATCATCGTTTTCCGCACCACTGCCAAATTAGAAGCAGAAAAAACAGAAACCCCCGCAGTAGAAGTTCAATCTTCTGAGAGTGATGTTTGGCAAGATGTCACCCCAGAAAACACCACCAGCTTACCTTACACCACCCTCAAAGAATATTTAGAACGCAACAAAGAACGTCACGAAAATAAAGTTTTCTACTGCACCGATGAAGCGAGTCAAGCGACTTATGTAGAACTGCATAAAAACCAAGGTTTAGAAGTTCTATTTATGGACTCCTTCATTGATACCCACTTTATTAACTTCCTAGAAAGAGAATATCAGGATGTTAAATTTACACGGGTAGACTCTGACATTGATAATACCTTATTAGATGATAAATCAGGGGAAATTGTAGACCCCACAACCAACAAAACCAAGAGTGAAATTATCAAAGAATTATTTGAAAAATCACTCAACAAACCAAAAGTTAATATTCGTACCGAGGCGTTAAAATCAGATAATCCCCAAGGAACACCACCAGCAATGGTATTGTTACCTGAAATTTTGCGTCGTCTGCGAGATATGAACGCCATGATGCAACAGCAAAATGCAGAGTTTCCTGAAGATCATATTTTGTTAGTAAATACTGCCCATCCTTTGATTCAAAATTTGTTAACATTGAATCAAGGAAGTATTATTCAAGGTGATGGAGAATCACCCACAGCGCAGTTAACAAAAATGATTTGTCAGCACGTTTATGATTTGGCGTTAATGTCACAAAAAGGCTTTGATGCTGAGGGGATGAAATCTTTTGTGGAAAGGTCTAATGATGTGTTGACTAAGTTAACAGAAAAAGCGAGTCAGTAG
- a CDS encoding Uma2 family endonuclease, with product MLSSPLILHFPSSMPMTDDQFFDFCQENRDLRIERNKYGEISIMPPTGSEGGNREGRIIQQVMNWTDEDGTGIAFSSSAGFKLSTGAERSPDAAWIKLDRWNSLTPEQQKKFAPICPDFVIELRSESDNLQSLKDKMLEYMQEPGIQLGLLIDRKNRHVYIYRPGEDVECLENPDVVNCEPVLPGFVLKMGKIW from the coding sequence ATGCTTTCATCACCTTTAATATTACATTTTCCCTCATCAATGCCCATGACAGACGATCAATTTTTTGATTTCTGTCAAGAAAACCGTGATTTACGCATTGAGAGAAATAAATATGGAGAAATATCAATTATGCCACCAACAGGTTCAGAAGGCGGAAATAGAGAAGGTAGAATCATCCAACAAGTAATGAACTGGACAGATGAAGATGGAACAGGAATAGCATTTTCATCTAGTGCAGGTTTTAAACTTTCCACAGGTGCAGAACGTTCTCCTGATGCTGCTTGGATAAAGTTAGATAGATGGAATAGTTTAACACCGGAACAACAGAAAAAGTTTGCTCCGATTTGTCCTGATTTTGTGATTGAATTAAGATCAGAATCAGATAATTTACAGTCTTTAAAAGATAAAATGTTGGAATATATGCAAGAACCAGGAATACAATTAGGGTTATTAATTGATAGAAAAAATCGGCACGTTTATATTTATCGTCCTGGGGAAGATGTAGAATGTTTAGAAAATCCTGATGTGGTTAATTGTGAACCTGTTTTACCAGGGTTTGTTTTAAAAATGGGGAAAATTTGGTAG
- a CDS encoding type II toxin-antitoxin system VapC family toxin, producing MNGDRYLLDTNAVVAVLQGNTQLLQILQNADWIGISVISQIEFLAFSGLRELDHQLFQEFIQRVEVVGLSAKDTLLIDNIIKIRQQYRLKLPDAVITATAIQNTASLVTADQELIKIPILTVITW from the coding sequence ATGAATGGTGATCGTTATCTGTTAGATACAAATGCGGTTGTGGCTGTGTTACAGGGAAATACTCAACTGCTGCAAATATTACAAAACGCTGATTGGATAGGAATTTCCGTGATTAGTCAAATTGAATTTTTGGCATTTTCTGGTTTAAGGGAATTAGATCATCAGCTTTTTCAAGAGTTTATTCAGCGTGTGGAAGTTGTTGGTTTGTCAGCAAAAGATACGTTATTAATTGATAATATTATTAAAATTCGTCAGCAATATCGCTTAAAATTACCTGATGCAGTAATTACAGCAACAGCAATACAAAATACAGCCAGTTTGGTAACGGCAGATCAAGAGTTAATAAAAATACCTATTTTGACTGTAATTACTTGGTAA